In Neosynechococcus sphagnicola sy1, the following proteins share a genomic window:
- a CDS encoding phosphotransacetylase family protein has product MPNVVKHLLIGSTETYSGKSATILGLAHLIQKQGLKLVYGKPVGTCLSESEADTLDEDVRFIAQVLNLPSHCLRPTLLSLDEQTIQKRLRGEDQVDYQSLLLQGLQAPAEGLVLLEGPGTLEEGQLFDLSLLQMAEVIDASVMLVARFHTVLLVDALIAARQHLGDRLIGVLINDIPVEHSEAVATVVQPYLERSGIPVLGMLPRNNLLRSVSVDELVRQLKAEVLCCRDRLDLMVESLKIGAMNVSAALKYFQQANNMAVVTGGDRTDIQWAALETSTQCLILTGQLPPDTSILSRAEELEIPVLSVDLDTLSTVEIIDRAFGQVRLHEAIKVECMQQLMIEHFNIDRLMAGLGLVAALPVA; this is encoded by the coding sequence GTGCCCAACGTTGTGAAGCATTTGTTGATTGGATCAACCGAAACCTATAGTGGAAAATCAGCAACTATTTTGGGGCTAGCCCATTTGATCCAAAAACAGGGGTTGAAGCTGGTCTACGGCAAACCTGTTGGCACCTGCCTGAGTGAGTCCGAGGCTGACACCCTGGATGAAGATGTTCGTTTTATTGCCCAAGTACTGAATTTACCCTCCCACTGTCTGCGTCCAACGCTGCTCTCGTTGGATGAACAAACAATTCAGAAGCGGCTACGGGGTGAAGATCAAGTCGATTATCAATCATTGCTGCTCCAGGGCTTACAAGCTCCTGCGGAGGGGTTGGTGTTGTTGGAAGGCCCCGGCACCCTCGAAGAAGGGCAATTGTTTGACTTATCATTGCTGCAAATGGCTGAGGTGATTGATGCCTCCGTGATGTTAGTTGCCCGGTTCCATACAGTGCTGTTGGTGGATGCCCTGATTGCAGCTCGACAACATTTGGGCGATCGTCTAATTGGGGTGTTGATTAATGATATTCCTGTCGAGCATTCAGAAGCGGTGGCAACCGTTGTCCAACCCTACCTAGAGCGATCGGGCATTCCCGTGTTAGGGATGTTGCCCCGGAATAACTTGCTCCGCAGCGTCAGTGTGGACGAGCTCGTCCGTCAACTCAAAGCCGAGGTACTCTGTTGCCGCGATCGCTTGGATTTGATGGTGGAGAGCTTGAAGATTGGAGCGATGAACGTCAGTGCAGCCCTCAAGTATTTTCAACAGGCCAATAACATGGCGGTGGTAACTGGGGGCGATCGCACGGATATTCAGTGGGCGGCGCTGGAGACCTCGACCCAATGTTTAATCTTAACCGGGCAACTCCCTCCAGACACCTCGATTCTCAGCCGTGCTGAGGAATTGGAAATTCCGGTGCTATCAGTTGATTTAGATACCTTGAGCACCGTTGAAATTATCGATCGAGCTTTTGGTCAGGTACGGCTCCATGAGGCGATCAAGGTTGAGTGCATGCAACAGTTGATGATCGAGCATTTTAATATCGATCGCCTGATGGCAGGATTGGGCTTGGTCGCAGCCCTCCCCGTCGCTTAA
- a CDS encoding IS5 family transposase — IKGRKRFMTVDTLGLLLRVLVTAASVPEREGAKQVLQQVKQMGQGVSRLHTIWADGGFDGNPFLMWVMDVCRWIVEVVLRPEQTKGFVLLKKRWVVERTFGWLMGYRRLVRDYELWPETSETFIYLAMIRIMVRQLA; from the coding sequence ATTAAAGGTCGAAAACGGTTTATGACGGTCGATACCCTGGGATTGCTGTTGCGGGTCTTGGTGACTGCCGCGAGTGTACCCGAACGAGAGGGGGCTAAACAGGTACTCCAACAGGTGAAACAGATGGGTCAAGGGGTATCGCGACTGCATACGATTTGGGCCGATGGCGGTTTTGACGGTAATCCATTCCTGATGTGGGTGATGGATGTTTGTCGGTGGATTGTGGAGGTTGTGCTGCGACCAGAGCAAACCAAAGGGTTCGTATTGCTGAAAAAAAGGTGGGTTGTTGAACGAACATTTGGCTGGCTCATGGGGTACCGTCGATTGGTTCGAGACTATGAGTTATGGCCAGAAACTTCGGAGACATTTATTTACCTGGCCATGATACGAATCATGGTGAGGCAGTTAGCATAA
- a CDS encoding YajQ family cyclic di-GMP-binding protein produces MASTFSFDIVSDFDRQELVNAIDQTVREIQARYDLKDTKTVLELGEESIVVNTDSEFTLDAVHTLLQTKAAKRNLSLKIFDYGKIESASGNRVRQEIKLKQGISQEVAKQITKLIREEFKKVQGSIQGDAVRVSAKSKDDLQGVMQHLKQEDWPVALQFTNYR; encoded by the coding sequence ATGGCATCAACTTTTTCATTTGATATTGTCAGTGACTTTGATCGGCAAGAATTGGTGAATGCGATCGATCAAACTGTACGGGAAATTCAAGCCCGCTATGACCTCAAAGATACCAAAACTGTCCTGGAACTCGGGGAAGAATCAATTGTTGTCAATACTGACAGCGAATTCACCCTGGATGCGGTACATACCCTGCTGCAAACCAAGGCTGCAAAGCGTAACTTATCACTGAAAATTTTTGATTACGGCAAGATCGAGTCTGCCAGTGGCAACCGCGTGCGGCAGGAAATTAAGCTCAAGCAAGGGATTAGCCAAGAAGTTGCCAAACAAATTACAAAACTGATCCGAGAAGAGTTTAAGAAAGTCCAGGGATCGATCCAGGGGGATGCAGTGCGTGTCTCGGCAAAGTCTAAAGATGACTTACAAGGGGTGATGCAGCACCTCAAACAAGAAGATTGGCCCGTTGCTTTGCAATTTACTAACTATCGATAG